The following is a genomic window from Sutcliffiella horikoshii.
AGAATCTTGCTCGCTTTATTGAGCTAGAGTTACAATATGAAGGTTTTAATGTTGCCACATCCTATGATGGGCGAGAAGGACTGGATCTTGCATTAAAAGAAGATTGGGATATTATCTTGCTAGATCTGATGCTCCCTGGATTAAGTGGGATGGAGGTTTGCCGAAGAATACGTGCAGCCAAAGAAACTCCCATCATAATGCTGACTGCAAGGGACAGTGTAATGGACAAGGTGTCAGGACTTGATAGCGGCGCAGATGATTATATGTCCAAACCATTTGCAATTGAGGAGCTTTTGGCAAGAATTCGTGCGCTTTTCCGCCGTATGGAAGGAAAGAAGGAAGAGGAGAATAATATCCTGTTCTTTAGGGAACTGAAAGTAGATCTAGATGCAAGAACCGTTACGAGGGCGGAAGAACAGATTGAATTGACAAAGAGGGAATTTGACCTGCTTGTGGTTTTCATGACCAATATTAACAGGGTACTGACAAGGGAAATTTTGCTAGATAAAGTATGGGAGCTTGGTTCCTATGCCGAAACAAATGTTGTCGATGTTTATGTCCGTTATTTGCGCAATAAGATTGATAAACCAAGTGAAGAAAGCTATATCCAAACCGTGCGAGGGACAGGTTACGTGATGAGAAAATGAATCAACTTCAAAGATATTTAAAGCAACTGCCGATCAGGTGGAAA
Proteins encoded in this region:
- a CDS encoding response regulator transcription factor, with amino-acid sequence MCRVLIIEDEKNLARFIELELQYEGFNVATSYDGREGLDLALKEDWDIILLDLMLPGLSGMEVCRRIRAAKETPIIMLTARDSVMDKVSGLDSGADDYMSKPFAIEELLARIRALFRRMEGKKEEENNILFFRELKVDLDARTVTRAEEQIELTKREFDLLVVFMTNINRVLTREILLDKVWELGSYAETNVVDVYVRYLRNKIDKPSEESYIQTVRGTGYVMRK